GTACTATCCTTCTCCACCTTCGGCTGGGGATAGGGTGAGGCAATGTTTCAATCTCGCCCAACCGGATACGGTAATAGTCTTTCTGGGCCCGGGGATGCTGGGGTTCGTCGCGGAAAAGCTCAATCCTTTTCAGCACATCTATATCAGAGACAGGTGAGAAATAGGTGACTTTGCATTTGAACTCTTCTTCAAATACGGTGGGAAAATAAAAACCAAGGTACTTAATCTTACCAACGTTTCGCGGCGCGGATTCAAAGGGGATGTGATACCACCGCTCCTTTAGAATGTTCGGCCAAAGCTTCTTCCGGGGAACAATACCCACCAGAGCTGGTGTATTTGTCGTACTCATATAAAAGATGGACTGGTAGCACCGGAAAGATTATGTTTTGCCAATGGCAACATTATGGCCTGGGCCGGTCATATTGTCAATCATGAAGAATCATGGCCGCACCATGACTATTGACTGCGGAACCTGAGGATCGCCGGCGCGTCTGCTCTGTGCCGCGTCCCGCTCCTGCCGGCAGGTAGCGGGATTGCCGCTCAATTCCGGCGTTATGTGAGAAACTGGTAAAAACGATTTGACGTTATAACGTTATAGTGCTATATTAGATGTTGAGACTGGAGGTGCGAGATGACCGTTTTGAGCAAACGAGCTACCATCTACCTGAACGCTGACCTGTTCCGGGTTATCCGTATCAAGTCGGCGGAAACGTCAAAATCGGTTTCAGAAATTGTGAATGACGCCGTTCGATTGTCTCTTGCCGAGGATGCGGAAGATCTTGCAGCGTTCGATGAGCGTGCGCACGAGCCTGTTATCACGTTCGAGAAAGCTCTCAAGGAGTTGCGGCGTCATGGAAAGATATGAGATCGTCTTGCGGCGCTCCGTATTGAAGGATCTCAATGGCATTCCCAAAAAGGACACCCGGCGAATTATGCGCACAATCGGGTCTCTGGCGGTCAACCCAAGACCCGCCGGATGTGCGAAACTGTCAGGTCAAGAGAAATATCGCATTCGCCAGGGTATGTATCGAATTCTCTATTCCATTGAAGATGATCGCCTTATCGTCTATGTTGTGAAAGTTGGCCATAGAAGGGATGTGTACCGCTGACAGCATTGTAAATAAATCAGGATCAAACCTCTACTGTACACTGAAAATTATTATACCGGTTCGTGGAGGGAATTCGCCGCAACGTGTAATGACCGCGCATAGGGGCCGAGGAAGGTAGTGTATGAGGACATTAGAGAGAATCCAGTCGGGGGATTTCAATATTCCCATGACGGTGTCATGGTATCTGTCCAATATCGGAATGGCGCAGGGGATGCAGGAATTGTTCA
This portion of the Candidatus Auribacterota bacterium genome encodes:
- a CDS encoding type II toxin-antitoxin system RelE/ParE family toxin, encoding MERYEIVLRRSVLKDLNGIPKKDTRRIMRTIGSLAVNPRPAGCAKLSGQEKYRIRQGMYRILYSIEDDRLIVYVVKVGHRRDVYR
- a CDS encoding CopG family transcriptional regulator, whose translation is MTVLSKRATIYLNADLFRVIRIKSAETSKSVSEIVNDAVRLSLAEDAEDLAAFDERAHEPVITFEKALKELRRHGKI